In Candidatus Bathyarchaeota archaeon, the sequence GAAGGGTTTCTCCTTTTGCGCTTAGAAAATTTCCAATATTGCATAATGTTCCAAAATCAAAAATCTATGTTAATAGATGTTGTTTAGTTTCTCCTAAAGGAGCGAAAGCTCCCGTTTTCGGGAAGATTGGAATGAATATCTCGAGAATGCAATTAGACAGATTTCTTCTGGATACAGCAATAGATGCAGGGTCAGTACATATAAAGGAAAGAGTTTTGACCATCACAAGAGAAGATACAAATTGGGTATTGGCAACTAAAAGAAGGAAAATTAGGTCAAAGTTTCTGATTGGAGCAGACGGCGTTAACTCTACAGTGCGAAGGAAAATTCTAGGTCGTATACCTCCTGAGAATCTAGGAATATGCTTTGGTTATTTTGTGACAGGACGTAAGCCTATGTTGATAAAATACCTAGAAGATATCCCTGGTTTCATATGGTCTTTCCCAAGAGAAGACCATACAAGCATAGGAATAGGAAGCGATTTTAGGTATGGAAAGTGCTTAAAACCAGTTTTGAATCGATTTACTAGGGTTCATTATCGTGGTTTAAAAATCATTTCTGAATGGGCAGCAACTATACCCTCCGTAAAAGATCCGGGGTTCTTAAGACTTCCCTGTGCAGGTGATAATTGGGGGCTAATTGGTGATGCTGCGGGTCATGTTGATCCTATTACTGGCGAGGGTATACTTTATGCTTTATGGGATGGCGAATTGCTTGCGAGAGCATTAGAAAAGGGTGATATTGCTCTTTTCGATACTTTTTGGAGGACCGAGTATGGGCAAAACTTGATAGCAGCAATAAAGCTAAGAGATCTGTTGTACAACACTCATGTTCTTGAGATATCGGTTAGATTAGCTGCTGGTAGTAGATCCCATGGCAAGATAATATGTGATATAATAAATCATGAATTAGAGCATCAAATGTTTTATAAAAGAATACTTCATGAATTACCAAAAATCCTATCTGAATATGTTCGTAACATTATAACATCGAGTTGACGCGCGTACATGCGGCCCAGTAATATATGCGAGCGTGCGTAAACTTGGGTAGAGAGAAATAAGGTTTCGATATTTTCTTCGGATATTAGTAATTGTTGACATTTTGCTCTGGCTTGGTACTATTTACATAAGTGGCGCGTGCATGGGAGCGGGGCAACGTTGATTTTTGTATTTGCGAGTTTAAACTTTAAGAGACGCCGTAACTATCTTATTTTTTGAGGGCTGGTGAGCTGGCGGATGGCTCCGAGCTTACTGAAAGCTTGAGGAAACTCCGTCCACCGTGCAGACTTGCAATATCCGTTAAGGATGTAGGGCGAGAGTCCTGGCAACAGAACAGAAACGAAACGTCCATCCATGCGTGTGACGATGATGCATGATAAGTTGCTGAAGGATGCTGGATGTGAAGCGGTGAAACGGCTGTCCTGCAAGGTGAAAGGGCAAATAGACGCTTATGAGGACTGCATGAAGCGTGGGTAGCCCGATTAGCTGAATGCCATCTTTGAACAGAAGGCGGGTTACGACCAGCACACCAGCCCTAGAAGGTTGGGAACCTTTAAATATCTCTGCTGCACTAGTTTTTTGAGTTGAAATGCGGTTCTTTGAAGAGTTGCTGAAGTTAGATTCTGATTGGAGAACTTCTGAGTATGCTAGTGTCGAGATGTGGATTCGCAGGTTGCGTCGCAGAGGATCCGTCTCAACTTCAATGGCCTATTTCAAGTTGCTGGCTTGGTTTGTTAAGTTTACAGGACTTTCCCCTGACGCTTTTGTCAAGTTGCCAAAGGACGATGTGGCTTCTAAGGTTCAAAGCTTTTGTGACAGGTTTAGTGATGATGGTAAGAACAGCACGGCTTTGAATGCTATGAAGGCTTTGAAGAGTTTTTTGAAGGCTAACAAGTTTAAGCTCGAGGAGTTAGAACTTGACAGTTCCTACAGAATTATGAAGAGA encodes:
- a CDS encoding NAD(P)-binding protein, whose amino-acid sequence is MEHIEIAIVGGGPAGAFCAYNLAKHGSYPSIFDASHPREKPCGGRVSPFALRKFPILHNVPKSKIYVNRCCLVSPKGAKAPVFGKIGMNISRMQLDRFLLDTAIDAGSVHIKERVLTITREDTNWVLATKRRKIRSKFLIGADGVNSTVRRKILGRIPPENLGICFGYFVTGRKPMLIKYLEDIPGFIWSFPREDHTSIGIGSDFRYGKCLKPVLNRFTRVHYRGLKIISEWAATIPSVKDPGFLRLPCAGDNWGLIGDAAGHVDPITGEGILYALWDGELLARALEKGDIALFDTFWRTEYGQNLIAAIKLRDLLYNTHVLEISVRLAAGSRSHGKIICDIINHELEHQMFYKRILHELPKILSEYVRNIITSS